Within Bdellovibrio bacteriovorus HD100, the genomic segment GGAATAGCCCGAGGCATATTCACTCTTGTTCCCGGTCGTCAGCAGCATGCTGTTTTCCTTGTTGGACCAGGCCATCAAAGTCAGACCACGCAAACGCGCCTGCAGATTTTCATTCACGATACTGAAACCCTCCAGCCCCAGGCCCTTGTTCAAAGCCTTCAGCACAGATTCATACATCGGACCGATTTCGACAGTTTTGAAATCCACACCCATATTGGAAGCCAGATCTTTTGCCAAAGTCAGACTTTGTGGAGCATTGAACGGACCCGGCAACCCCACACCCACAACATTCGCAGGCCCCAGGGCATCCACCGCCAAAACGGCCACGACCGCAGAATCAATCCCGCCGCTTAAGCCCAGATGAACTTTCTTGATGCCGGTCTTTTCACAGAAATCACGGATTCCCAAAACCAGCGCCCGGCGAAGTTCTTCGATGGCTTCAAGTTTGGGATTCTTGTTCCAGACTTCCAGGGTGTTAAGGTCAATCACGTTGATGTCTTCACTGAACTGCTGGCAGGTCAGAAGTTTTTTGCCTTTTTTATCCAGCACGAAGCTGCCGCCATCAAAGATGATTTCATCCTGCGCACCCACCAGATTCACGTACATGATCGGAGCGTTGAAATACGCCGCCGTTTTTTGTGTGACGTATTCACGCTGCTTCATCTTACCCACAAAGTAAGGCGAAGCGCTCAGATTGATGACCATGTCGATTTTTTGTTTTTTCACTTTGGCCAGAGGGTTTTCCCGGTAAGGGGAATTTCCCTTGGCATCCGGCCAGGCCCAGATGTCTTCACAGATGGTCAGGAAGAACTTCTTCCCTTTCCATTTGAAATAGTTTTTTGAAACGTCCCCGGATTCAATGAAGCGCGCTTCATCAAACACGTCGCCGGTCGGCAGAAGCTGTTTGTGGAAGAAGCGCGGTTTCTCACCCTTGGCAATCAAAGCGGCACTGTTGAAATAAGGACGCCCTTTTTTGGCCGGGTTTCTGGTGATCAGGCCCATGATCACGCCGATATTTTTTGGAAGTTTTTTGATCAGGTCTTTGAATTCAGCTTCTTGTTTGGCGACGAGCTTTTCACGCTCCAGAAGATCAAACGGGTGATAACCAAACAGGGTGCATTCAGGGAAGACAACCAGATCACATTTTCTTTGAACGGCCTGGTTGACGAAATCGAGGATTTTTTCTTTGTTAAACTGAAAGTCAGCAAGAACTGGATTTATTTGGGCGACGGCGATTCTCATTCAATCGTTATACGCCCAGAAAAGCCATCTTGGTAGCCGTGCCAGTGATTAATTTCAACTTCTGGATACTTCCAGCAATAGTAACCATCCCCATTGTCAAAATCAGCCATCCACAGGCCCTTGGGCTCGCCGCCCAGCTTTTCGATTTTAACCTGCCAGCGGTCAATAACAGAGTTGATCTGTGTTTCAATAACCGCCACTGACGGGTGGCTTTTGTCGGAATAGGCATCGATGCGGTTCAGGTGCTGTTTCACCTCACGGCAGGCCTCTTCCGTCATACGATAAATGACGGGAAGCAAGCGGCGCGCTTCATCCAAGCTGAACGTTTTACTGCGATTGATCTCAATCACATTTTCCAAAGGAACTCCCCCATCACTGAACAGATAGGCTGTATCCTTTAAAGCATGTACTGTTTCAAGAAATTAACGACATGACAGACAACTTAAGAATTTCTATGAAGAATTTCTAAACGCGACGCAGACTATTTTTCAAAACTCTTCGACATTTGCAATGCCTGACCACCCAGGAACACAACCAGGGCCAGAATGATGGCGACGATGAACAGAATTCTTATAAAATTTCCAATGGTGAACGGTTCTTCCTCTTTTTCAAAGGTTTTGACCGGCGGCTTTTTCACCGCAAGCTTTTTCACCGGCGGAGTCAGGGATTCCCCGGTTACAATCGATGCTTTTCCTTCACCGTTTGCCTTTTTTTCCAGTTTTTTTCGTTCCATTTCGGTCAGTCCCGAAATCGCCACAGATCTGGTTTTGCCGGGACGAAGGCCATAGCTGCCGCCACTGCTGCCGCGGAAGAATCCGCCGCTGCCGCCGCCCTCCAAAGCGATTTCAACGACCTTTCCTTGCGCGCCCCCTCCGGATTCCACGCCCGAAGACGGACGACGCCCACGATTCATAAAACGACTGCCCCCGCGGGACTGGGATCCGGCATAGGTTCCTCCACTGGAGCCGCCACCACCACTGCCGCTGCTGCCATCACTGCCCGAGCCGCTGCCCGATCCGTCTTTGTTGGACCCCGAACCACTGCCGCTGGAACCCCCACTGCCACTTCCATTGGGCGGACGGCCGTTCGCCCACGTTCCAGCCTGGAATCGGGCATTACAACCTTCATCTTCCACGGCGGTGTCTTCGCTTCCGATCGAAGGAAGTTCACCCATTTCCAGCAAACATTGCACGTAAGAGCCCATGTAGTTTTTGATGAAGGCGTCCATGGGTTTGATAATTTGAGACGTCAGCCCGATCAGTAATGCGACAATGATCACGAGCATAAGGACATACTCGAGCGCGGCCTGACCTCGCTCGCTGGGTAGTCCAGATGTAAGTTGAGATTTCTTCACTCGTAAGAGCATTTAGGTCATAATACAGCATATGCCCAATGGACTGAATTTCAATCGACTCATATTTACTGTGTTCTTGGCTTTTGTCTCATTTCTGGACATCGTTCCTCCTCAAGCCTTAGCGGCAGAGCAGACCAAAGACGAGTTCTCTCTCTTTGAAGACGAGATGAAACCGGCAGCGACTCCGCCTGCTCCGGTCGTAAAACCCACCGCTCCCACCATCAGCAAGCCGACTGTGAATAAACCCACGGTGACGGCACCGAAAGTGGAAACTCCGAAAGTCGAAGCTCCTGCAGTCCCGGCCACTCCGGCCGCTCCGGAAAAGACCGCCGTGACGGTGCCGAAACCTGAAGCCGTTGCGGCCCCCGTGACAGCAGCTCCGGCTGAAGAAACCCCGGACCAAAAAATCGAACGCCTGAAGAAAGAAATCCGCGCCAGCCCCAAAAACGCACGCCTGATTGTGGATCTGGCGGAAGAACTTTACAAAAAAGAAGAGTACGAAAAGATCACCCTGCTTTTGTGGAAACACGTCGACAAAATCGACCGCCGCGGACTTTTGATCCTGGCCAGATCCCATGAAAAGCGCAAAGAGCCAACGGAAATGATCCGTTCGCTGAACGTGCTTCTGGGTAAGGACGAAAAAGACTTTGAGGCTTACAACCTGATGGGGAACGCCCACACCCTTCAGCGCAAAACCAAAGATGCGATGGAAGCCTACAAAAAGTCCATCGAACTCAATGCCAAGTATGAGCCGGCGTACGACGGACTGATCTCGCTTTACGAAAAGCGTGACACTCCGAACCTCTATGAACTGCGTATTCTGTTGCAGGACATGGTGCAAAACATCGGTCCACGCCCGCAGTACTTAAGAAAGCTTTGCGAGATCAACACCCGCGACGGCACTTACGAGCCCGCGGTGCAGTCCTGCAAGGAGGCCATTCAGAAAGACCCTAAAATCGCCGACGCTTACGTTTACCTGGGACTTTCCTACAAGGCCCTGGGGGAAGATGCCATCGCGGTAAAAACCCTTAAAAAGGCCGCTGGCGACTTCCCTAAATCAGAACTGGCGCAATACCATTATGGCGCCCTGCTAGAAGAGCAGAAAAACTATATCGAGGCGATGAAGGTGTTTAAATCCGGCACAGAGGCCGATGCCCAGGCGGGACGCTCGTGGCTGGGGCTTGCCACCACGTCGTTTGAGCTCCGCAAGTACGAAATTTCGCTGATGGCATACAAGAACGCCTGCAAATTTGACAAAAAAAATGCCGTGGCCTTTAGAAGAGCCACGACAGTTTTAAGAAACGCAAAAAATAACAAATGGACCGACCAGTTTGAACAGGCCTCGGAAAACTGTACGTTCTAGTTTTCAACCACGATCTCACCGATGAGATCGTATTCCATGTTGTCGGTGATATGAACTTTCACCATGTCGCCGACCTGAGCCTGACCGTCATTGATCAGAACCACACCGTCGATATCCGGAGCCTGACCCCAGAAACGGCCCTGCAACAGCAGGTCGGTTTCCTCTGAGAAGCCTTCCACGATCACCTGCAAAGTTTTACCGACAAAGTCGCTGTGCTTTTCACGGGAGATGTTCTGCTGAACTTCCATCAAAGCATCGTGACGGTATTGTTTTGTTTCCTCGTCGATCTGGTTTTCCATGCGACCGCCCGGAGTGTTTTCTTCCGGAGAGTATTTGAAGCAACCCACGCGGTCGAACTGCTGTTCAGCCACGAAATTCAGAAGCTCTTCGAACTGCTCCTGGGTTTCACCCGGGAAGCCCACGATGAACTGCGTGCGGATCACTGCTTCCGGCAGATGTTCACGGATGTTCATCAGTGCCGTTTCGATTTCGTCACGGGTCATTTTGCGGTTCATGGATTTCAGAACCTGATCGTTCACGTGCTGCAAAGGCATGTCGAAGTACTTCACGATCTTGGTGCTGTTTTTGATAACCTGAACCATCTCTTGTGTGATGCCATCTGGATACAGATACATCAAACGGATCCACTGCAGGCCTTCCACCTGATCCAGAGCTTTCAACAGCTCCACCGGGCTTTCTTTGCGAGTTGGATCTTTACGACGGATATCAAAACCATAATCTGTGAAATCGTGGCTGATGATGATCAGCTCTTTCACGCCGCCAGCAACCAGCAATTTTGCTTCGGCCACGATCGCATCGATGGAGCGGGACTGCAGGTTGCCACGGATCAAAGGGATCGCGCAGAACGCACAACGCTTCATGCAGCCTTCAGAGATTTTCAAATACGCACGGTGACCCGGCTGGGAGTTCACTCGCGGAGTCGCTTCTTCCTGCAGATAAGTTGGCAGGTTGAAGAAGGTCTTCTGTTTTTCACCTTCATCAGAGTTTTTCAGGATTTTCGCAATGTTCTGGAACTCACCAGAGCCCACGAATAAATCCGCTTCCGGCAAACCTTCCACCAGGTCGTCTTTATAACGCTGGGTCAGGCAACCCGCGACAACAACCTTTTTG encodes:
- a CDS encoding NAD+ synthase, with protein sequence MRIAVAQINPVLADFQFNKEKILDFVNQAVQRKCDLVVFPECTLFGYHPFDLLEREKLVAKQEAEFKDLIKKLPKNIGVIMGLITRNPAKKGRPYFNSAALIAKGEKPRFFHKQLLPTGDVFDEARFIESGDVSKNYFKWKGKKFFLTICEDIWAWPDAKGNSPYRENPLAKVKKQKIDMVINLSASPYFVGKMKQREYVTQKTAAYFNAPIMYVNLVGAQDEIIFDGGSFVLDKKGKKLLTCQQFSEDINVIDLNTLEVWNKNPKLEAIEELRRALVLGIRDFCEKTGIKKVHLGLSGGIDSAVVAVLAVDALGPANVVGVGLPGPFNAPQSLTLAKDLASNMGVDFKTVEIGPMYESVLKALNKGLGLEGFSIVNENLQARLRGLTLMAWSNKENSMLLTTGNKSEYASGYSTLYGDMCGGLAPLGDLTKAQVYALARYYNKQGEVIPQEIIDRPPSAELRPNQKDQDSLPEYDDLDKAVTYLVEKSGPAKSATEKWLLPVLMRTEFKRWQAPPILKVSQHSFGRGRRYPVAHRAREI
- a CDS encoding DUF2203 domain-containing protein; this translates as MIEINRSKTFSLDEARRLLPVIYRMTEEACREVKQHLNRIDAYSDKSHPSVAVIETQINSVIDRWQVKIEKLGGEPKGLWMADFDNGDGYYCWKYPEVEINHWHGYQDGFSGRITIE
- a CDS encoding tetratricopeptide repeat protein, whose translation is MPNGLNFNRLIFTVFLAFVSFLDIVPPQALAAEQTKDEFSLFEDEMKPAATPPAPVVKPTAPTISKPTVNKPTVTAPKVETPKVEAPAVPATPAAPEKTAVTVPKPEAVAAPVTAAPAEETPDQKIERLKKEIRASPKNARLIVDLAEELYKKEEYEKITLLLWKHVDKIDRRGLLILARSHEKRKEPTEMIRSLNVLLGKDEKDFEAYNLMGNAHTLQRKTKDAMEAYKKSIELNAKYEPAYDGLISLYEKRDTPNLYELRILLQDMVQNIGPRPQYLRKLCEINTRDGTYEPAVQSCKEAIQKDPKIADAYVYLGLSYKALGEDAIAVKTLKKAAGDFPKSELAQYHYGALLEEQKNYIEAMKVFKSGTEADAQAGRSWLGLATTSFELRKYEISLMAYKNACKFDKKNAVAFRRATTVLRNAKNNKWTDQFEQASENCTF
- the rimO gene encoding 30S ribosomal protein S12 methylthiotransferase RimO, whose translation is MKQETAQNKKVHFISLGCPKNLVDSEIMAGTLMKDGYEVVGEADQADTVIVNTCGFIEDSKKESIQRILDMSDLKQEGKIKKVVVAGCLTQRYKDDLVEGLPEADLFVGSGEFQNIAKILKNSDEGEKQKTFFNLPTYLQEEATPRVNSQPGHRAYLKISEGCMKRCAFCAIPLIRGNLQSRSIDAIVAEAKLLVAGGVKELIIISHDFTDYGFDIRRKDPTRKESPVELLKALDQVEGLQWIRLMYLYPDGITQEMVQVIKNSTKIVKYFDMPLQHVNDQVLKSMNRKMTRDEIETALMNIREHLPEAVIRTQFIVGFPGETQEQFEELLNFVAEQQFDRVGCFKYSPEENTPGGRMENQIDEETKQYRHDALMEVQQNISREKHSDFVGKTLQVIVEGFSEETDLLLQGRFWGQAPDIDGVVLINDGQAQVGDMVKVHITDNMEYDLIGEIVVEN